CGGCCGATCTGATCGACGGCGCCGACCACAGCGTCATCGCCCACGTCGTCGGACAGATCGAGGAATTGGCCGGCCAACACCGCTATGAGACCGCGGCCCGCTTACGCGATCACACCGCGACCGCGGTCGAGAAGATCGCCCGTGGCCAACAGTTGCGCGCCCTGGCCGACGTCGATCAGATCGTGGCGGCCCAGCCGGACGGCCAGGGCGGCTGGCACCTCGCGGTCATCCGGCACGGGCAGCTCGCCTCGGCCGGGTGCGCCCGCCGGGGTGTTCCGCCGATGCCGGTGGTGGACGCCATCACCGCTGCGGCACAGACGATCCTGGGCGAGGACGCGCCGCTGGGCGGTGCGTTGGTCGAGGAGACGGGGCTGATCGCCCGGTGGCTGACCACTCCCGGGGTGCGCATCGTGACCGCCGAGCCCGGCTACGCGTCACCGATCGGATCGGTGATGCACTGGGCCGGCTGGGCGGCCCGTGCGCGCACCGCGCAGCTGGCCAGCAGACCCGAGACCGATCTGCTCGACGACCGCTACGGCGTGCATCCGCCGCGCCGGGCGGACCGCGCTAGCTTGCGGCCTTCTGGGTGAAGCGCACCCAGTTGGCCAGCAGCCGCTCCGCTGCGCCCGAGTCGATCGACTCGGCGGCCCGGGCCAGCGCGGACTCCCAGGACGGTGTCCATTGCGCATCACTGGTCAGTCCGGCGTGGGCCACCATCGCGCCGGCGGCGTTGAGGATCACCGCATCGCGCACCGGGCCCTGGGCCCCGCCCAGCACCGCACGCACCGAGGCCGCGTTGGCCTCGGCATCGCCGCCGACGAGCTCGCTGAGATCGGCCCGCCGGAAACCGAACGCGGCGGGGTCCAGCGTCAGCCGGTCCACCGTGCCTGCCTGCACCCGCCAGATGGTGCTGGTGGTCGTCGTGGTGAGTTCGTCGAGACCGTCATCGCCGTGCACCACCAGCGCGCTGGCACCGCGGGCGGCGAAGACCCCGGCCATCACCTCGGCCAGATCGCCCCAGGCGCAACCGAACAGCCCGGCGCGCGGCGCGGCCGGGTTGGTCAGCGGACCGAGCAGGTTGAAGACCGTGGGCACGCCGATCTCGCGGCGCACCACCGAGGCATGCCGGTAGGACGGATGGAACTGCGGCGCGAAGGCGAAGGCGATACCGACCTCGGCGACGCTGCGGGCCACCTCGTCGGGTCCCAGGTCGATGCGCACGCCCAGCGCCTCGAGGGTGTCGGCGCCACCGGACAGCGACGAGGCGGCGCGGTTGCCGTGTTTGACCACCGGGATACCGGACGCCGCGGTGACGATGGAGGCCATGGTCGACAGGTTCACGGTGTTGGCGCCGTCGCCGCCGGTGCCGACGATGTCCACGGCCTCGGCCGCCCGGTCACCGATCAGTGCGGCCGGGATTCGGCGGGCATGCTTGAGCATGGTGTCGGCCAGTTCGGTCACTTCCGCCGACGTCGGTCGCTTCATCCGCATCGCCACCGCGAACCCGGAGATCTGCGCCGGGGTCGCCGAGCCGGTCATGATCTGGTCCATGGCCCATGCCGACTGGCCGCGCAACAGATCCTGATGCGTGGTGAGCCGACCCAGGATCAGGGGCCAGGTGATGTTCTCGGAGACGTTCTCAGCGGATGACACGCCGTGATGTTATCGCCCGTGCGCGCACCGTTATCCGGCCGTCACCAGTGGTGCACCGCCTCGGGTTTCTGCCCAATTCTGAACCCGGCTGG
The sequence above is drawn from the Mycolicibacterium neoaurum VKM Ac-1815D genome and encodes:
- the trpD gene encoding anthranilate phosphoribosyltransferase — encoded protein: MSSAENVSENITWPLILGRLTTHQDLLRGQSAWAMDQIMTGSATPAQISGFAVAMRMKRPTSAEVTELADTMLKHARRIPAALIGDRAAEAVDIVGTGGDGANTVNLSTMASIVTAASGIPVVKHGNRAASSLSGGADTLEALGVRIDLGPDEVARSVAEVGIAFAFAPQFHPSYRHASVVRREIGVPTVFNLLGPLTNPAAPRAGLFGCAWGDLAEVMAGVFAARGASALVVHGDDGLDELTTTTTSTIWRVQAGTVDRLTLDPAAFGFRRADLSELVGGDAEANAASVRAVLGGAQGPVRDAVILNAAGAMVAHAGLTSDAQWTPSWESALARAAESIDSGAAERLLANWVRFTQKAAS